The DNA sequence TCTCACAGTCACATGTACTTGTGAAATTTATAGATAGTGTAGCTACAGATGCCCATATTTCTCCGAATGAAGTTATGGTAAACTCCACTACTCTAAAAGACGGTATTATTATTCGCTACAATGAGGAAGATTATACGCTAGATCTAAATGATGATAACAACTCCTATACTCTAGAGCGTACACATGTAATAGATCACAATGTATATATTAATGGAGAGAGATAATTTATGAACATATATTTATTAGTCGGTATCAAATTTATTTTAGGTATTATGGTAATGATTTTACAAATACATATACTTGGAAAATATGAGTTCTCTATCAACACTCCACTGAATCAGATTCAAAACTATGTACTCGGTGGCATCATAGGTGGCGTAATTTACAATACATCTATTTCTATACTGACATTTCTGATATTTATACTGGTTTGGTCTTTGGTAGTAATTATTGTAAAGCTGCTGGTTAATATCACTTTTATAAAATCATTGGTGGTAGGAAAACCTGTTATACTTATAAAGAATGGCAAAGTCAATGTAGAAAATTGTGCCAAGGTAGGTATTTCAGCAGATCAACTTATGCTACATATACGTATGGAAGGACTTTTTTCTACAAAAGAAGTCAAATCCGCTATTATGGAAACAAATGGCAAACTTACTATTATAGATATGCAATCCGCCACTCCAAAGTTTCCTATTATTTCAAATGGTAAGATAAATCAGGATATATTGGAAGTTATCGGACATGATGAAAAATGGTTGATTTCATCAGTAAACAGTCAGGGTATAGAACATATACAGGATATCTTTTTGGGTGAGTATGTCAATGGTGAGTTGAATTTAACAACCTATCCAAAGTCCTAAAGAAATAACAGCTACTCTATACAAATATTTGTATTCTCAAGAGTAGCTGCTCGTTTTACCTTCCCTATAAATATATCTGATTTGTTTTAACTATGATTCATAAATTCCTTCAAATGGTATTTACATCCTTGTACCAAAATCCTGAACCCAATAAATAACTCCGTCCTTTATGAAGTATCCTACACCTATTGTAATAAAGTCTTTACTCAATATATTTGCTCTATGTACTTCGGAGTTCATCCAAGCCTCCATTACCTTTTCCGGGCTTGTCTGTCCCATAGCTATATTCTCTCCCCAATATCCAAGTCCTGGTGGTAAAGCATACAAATAACTTGAACCATCCGGCCTGGTATGTGAAAAAGATGTAGCAATCTCTTTGGCTCTCAGATTTGCACTATCTCTAAACATGCTGTCTGTACTTAGCTTTGGAATTCCGTATTTTGCTCTCTCGATATTCACAAGCTCAATAACTTTATCCTCAAATGCCTTTGTAGATACGCCGGTGGCATTTTCCTTTGGCTGTTTGCCATCTGGCTGATACGCTCCGCCTGCATCAACATAATAACCACCTGATACATAGCCATTTGTAACCAATCTTCCGCCAAGTATCGGACTAAAATAATACCAATTATCACCGATATTTGTCCAATCCTCCTTCATATCTCCACTTTCAGGATCCAAATAGTACCAATCCTCTCCATCCTTTAACCAACCTTTATACATATAGCCTGAAGAATCCATATAATACCACTTATCATTTTCATGTAACCATGATAATCGTGCATAAGAACCATCGGTGAACTGATACCTCCAACCTGTACCTTCATTTTTCCAATTACCCCCGGCTGCGAATGTCGGTATTGACATCAACAATGTGCCCAATGTCAAAGCTGTACCAAATAGCAATCTCTTTTTCATACATTACTCCTTTGTGAGACTAATACTTCCTGTATATTTTATCATATTTATATAAAATAAACTATATACTATTTGTATTAGTAAGCAATGTTTTTATTCTGTTTTTCCACCCTCTATTACAAGAGTATCTGCATATTCACTGCCATAAGTATCTGTAAGTGTCTCTTCATAATCCTTATGAAAGAAGTTCTCTTTTCCAAGTTCTTCAATCTCTGTATTAATCCAATCAAGTAATGTAGTATTTCCCTTTGTTACAGCCGGTGCTATAGTATCATTTGCACCAAGATTATCAATACCTACTGTATATCCCGGATTGCTCTTTGCAAATGCAATAACTTCTGTGTTGTCATTGACCCATGCCTTACCTGAACCGTTTAAAAGTGCGTTCTTTGCATTTGCATATGTGTCATACTTTTGAAGCTTGATATCAGGATAATTCTTAATCATATAAGTCTCAGCTGTTGTTCCTGAAATAACTATCATCTCATCTCCAGCCACCCAATCCTCCAAGGTTATTACAGGATCTTTATCAGATGAAACAACTCCAAGTCCTACATTCATATATGGAAGTGCAAAATCTACCGCCTCCGCTCTTTCAGGTGTAACAGTAAAGTTTGCAAGTATAATATCCACCTTTCCCGTCTCAAGATATTCCACTCTATTTGCAGCCTCAGTACTTACATAATTTATTTTAACACCAAGGTCCTTGGCAAGCCTGTTTCCAAAGTAAATATCATATCCTTGATATTCACCATTCTCATCAACATATCCAAAAGGATGTTTATCAGAAAAAACACCTATATTTATAGTTCCTGTACTTTTGATTTCATCTAAAGTTCTAAATTTATTCTTAGCTGCACTCTTTGAAGATGAACCACATGCACTGAGTGCCAAAGCTCCTGCAACCAAAACACCTACTAATCCTATTAATTTACCTTTTTTCATTTTATATTCCTCCTATATTAAAATCTATATATTATATTCTTCATTATCATCCTTAATGGATTCAAATTCAAAAATATTCAAAAATTGTCTGGCTCTTTCAGTCTTCGGTGAAGTGAAAAAGCTCTTCGGTCTGCCTGTTTCCACTATATTTCCCTTGTCAAGGAAATATACTCTGTCTGCAACCGCATCTGCAAATTGCATCTCATGAGTTACTATTATCATAGTCGAGCCATGCTTTGCCAAATCAAGCATTACATCAAGTACTTCTCTTACCATCTCCGGATCAAGAGCCGCCGTAACCTCATCAAATAATAATATCTCAGGGTGCATTGCAAGTGCCCTTACTATTGCAACTCTCTGCTTTTGACCGCCTGAGAGTTCTCTTGGATAGGCATCTGCTTTGTGGGCAAGTCCTACTCTTTCAAGTAGCTCTCTTGCTTCCTTCTTTGCACTCTTTTTATCTACTCCGACTACCTTTGTAGGTGCCAGAATGATATTTTCAAGTATTGTCATATGTGGAAAAAGCTCATAGCTTTGAAAAACCATACCTATTTTTTGCCTAAGCTTTGTCAAATCCTTTTTACTATAGTCAATAACCTCTCCATCAAGGCTTATACTTCCACCCTGTATTTCTTCCAGACCATTTATACATCTAAGTAATGTAGACTTACCACAACCGCTTGGACCTATCAGTACTATTACCTCTCCCTTGTTCAGTTCAAGGCTAACACCGTCAAGTACCGCATTCTTACCGTCATACCTTTTTATAACATCTTTTATTTCTAATACTGGTGGCATACTCTCTCCTTCCATCACACTAATTTCTTTTTTCAAGGTATCTTGCCAGCATACTTATTGGAGTACAAGCAATAAAATACATCATAAATACTGCCATATATACTCCAAAGGCTGCATTTGGACTTGAAGCCCTGTTCGCTTCTATTATCTGCTGTGCCACCTTTATCACCTCAACCACTCCTATCATAAGTACAAGTGATGTAGTCTTTATCATTCTTGTAATCAGATTTATTGAAAGCGGAACAAGCCGTTTTATTGTCTGAGGTATAATGATATAAATAAAGGTCTGTTTCTTATTAAGACCCAGTGCCTCACTGCTCTCATACTGGTGCTTTGGAATACTTGTAATAGCACCTCTTACCAAATCTCCCATCTCTGCAATTCCCCAAAGACTGAATACTATAATGGCTGAAAGCTCATCGGAAATATCTATTCCCAGTACTCTTGTACTTCCGAAAAATACTATAAATAAAAGTACAAGCTGTGGCATTATTCTTATAAATTCAAGATATACTCTAAGTACACCTTTTATTATCGGATTTTTGAAAGTCATCAAAATACCGACTAAAATCCCCAAAGGAATACTGATAAGCACAGATATCAAGCTGATTCTAAGTGCTATACCAAGTCCACCAAGAAGCCTTATAGCATTCTTTCCTTTAAATATAACTTCAAGACCCAAATCCGGCATATCGTACCCTCCTTTCTACGTAGGAACCGAGTATGGACACCGGCAATAATATGATCAAATAGAAAAATATCAAAAGTACTAAACTCTCCACCGTTTTATAATATAATCCTATCAGATCTTTTGCAGTAAACATCAAGTCCATTAAACTGATAGCCGAAAACACCGATGTCTCCTTCAAAAGAAATATTACATTGGCTACGAATGCAGGTGTACTTATTGCAACAGCCTGTGGAATTAAAATATAAAAAAGTGTCTGATTGTGGCTAAGTCCAAGACTTAGTGCACTCTCTTCCTGTATTTTATCTATAGTTTCTATTCCACTTCTGAAAGCCTCACACATATAACTGCCTCCAAGAAAAGCCAGTCCCAATACTCCACATACAAAGGCATCTATCTTTATTCCAAACTTTGGTAAACCGTAGTATATAAAAAATAACTGTATGAGTAATGGGGTGTTTCTGCTAAGTTCGATATACAAACTTACAATATGCCTTATTACCGGTATTTTCTTATGTAAAATAATTGTACATAATAGACCTACAGCTATGGCAAGTATGATTCCAAGTATGCCTATCTTAAGCGTCAATATGGCCGCATCTACGTATAAAGGAATTACCTGTTTTATAAATTCAAAATCCATAATACTACTCTCCGGGATATCTACCCCTTCATTTATTTTATGAAATAGATCATATCACTATAAACCTATTTTGTCTATAGGTTTATAGTATTTTTATATTTTGTATAAAAAAAATCGAATCACTCTAGGCTCACAGCATTATTACTCTATCCATTATCTGTTTACATTTACACTACAACATTTAGGTACTTTTATTTATCCTAAATACAGTATAAAAGTGAAATATTATCTGATATTTACTCATACAAAAAAGCCACGATTTTCTCGCAGCTTCTAACAAACATCCTATATATTATATAAAATCTCTTTTACATTCTCAAAATTTATTAATCTCTAATAAATAGTTTCATTTATCTAAAAGTATATTTTCAACACTTAAAATAAAGATTATATAAATTCAAATGTATTATTTATTTTAAATTCATATTATTTAAAAATCCAAGGAAGTTATGACATATTTCAAATTACAACCTCTCTATATTAAGTCTAGCCATTTACCAATACCCATATTTGAATTTCACTTTATATACTTTTTAAAATCTTCAACACTCACTCCAGCTCTTTCTGATGCTTCATCAATACTTAGTATTCCGTCCTTTACAAGCGATATAAGGGTATTTATAGTTCCTCTTTTAATACCCTGTTCAATTCCCTTTTCTATTCCTCTAGCCTCTACTCTATCCAATACTTCACACATATTGATGTTCTCCTTTCCCTTCAAATCGTTTATAGTTTCTTCAAATCTATTATCTCCTGTCATTGCCGACATTAGTGTTAAAAGTTCTTCCACATGCTCAATAGTAGTTTCATCAGCTATATAATCTCTGTTTATCCTCATCTGATAGAGATAGTCAGCCAGTATCCTAAAATCACTTTTAAATAAGTCTATCTTTTCTCTATCCAGATATGCTATCTCAAATAAGTTTATCTTAAAGTCATTTAAATATGGCTTGATATTTTCATCTATATCCAGAACCTCGAAAAGCGTTTTGGGATAGTTCCATCTCTTTTCATATCCCAGATACAGCACCAATGTAATCACAGGATACTTTGATTTGCCACTATTTTCTTTCCTGCTTTGCTTTACATACTCCGCACCATCATATCCAAATACTCTAAGTGGCATCAGTTTATTTGGTATTGTCTGATTTTCAAGTCCGAACAATGCTACATTGATTTTACTTTTACGCCAATACTTTGCTATATCCCTTTCCTGAGATCTGACTCTTCCGTCTATCTTTAACATACTCATTGGCAATGCATCTGTAAGCGTAGATTCTTCTACTACATCTCTACCATCAAATAAAAGTACATTTAAGATATCAGCAAATACATCATTATACTTTTCAAGCACTTTTTGAGTTATATCCTTATCTTGCATATCTCCTCCTTATTATACCAAAAAAATTTAATATTGGATTATTATTTGAACTTTTTGAAACTTAGAATTTTTAGAATTTCGAAAAAAATCTAATGCTTTGACTTTACGATATATATGTCTAAAATACAATAAGAAACTTTTTAAGATTCACTAAATATAACTTGACAGATACTCCACACTTTTCGACCTAGGAATAAAACATATTTTATTATGGAATAGATAAACATACCAAGTAGCCTTACTATATGCAAAGGGGCTGTCACACACAATCAGCCCCTATATAATTATACTTTATCAATTTTTCTTTATATACTTTTTAAAATCTTCAACACTCACTCCAGCTCTTACTGATGCTTCATCAATACTTAGTATTCCGTCCTTTACAAGCGATATAAGGGTATTTATAGTTCCTCTTTTAATACCCTGTTCAATTCCTTTTTCTATTCCCTTTTCTATTCCTCTAGCCTCTACTCTATCCAATACTTCACACATATTGATGTTCTCCTTTCCCTTCAAATCGTTTATAGTTTCTTCAAATCTATTATCTCCTGTCATTGCCGACATTAATGTTAAAAGTTCTTCCACATGCTCAATAGCCGTACTGTCAGCTATATAATCTCTATTTATCCTCATCTGATAGAGATAGTCAGCCAGTATCCTAAAATCACTTTTAAATAAGTCTATCTTTTCTCTATCCAGATATGCTATTTCAAATAAGTTTATCTTAAAATCATTTACATATGGCTTGATATTTTCATCTATATCCAGAACCTCGAAAAGCGTTTTGGGATAGTTCCATCTCTTTTCATATCCCAGATACAGCACCAATGTAATTACAGGATACTTTGCCTTATCACTGTTTTCTTTCCTGCTTTGCTTTACATACTCTGCACCGTCATATCCAAATACTCTAAGTGGCATCAGTTTATTTGCTACTGTCTGATTTTCAAGTCCGAACAATGCTACATTGATTTTACTTTTACGCCAGTACTTTGCTATATCCCTTTCCTGAGATCTGACTCTTCCATCTATCTTTAACATACTCATTGGCAATGCATCTGTAAGCGTAGATTCTTCTACTACATCTCTACCATCAAATAAAAGTACATTTAAGATATCAGCAAATACATCATTATACTTTTCAAGCACTTTTTGAGTTATATCCTTACCTTGCATATCTCCTCCTTATTATACCAAAAAAATTTAATATTGGATTATTATTTGAACTTTTTGAAACTTAGAATTTTTAGAATTTCGAACTAAATCTAATGCTTTGATTTTACGATATATATGTCTAAAATACAATAAGAAACTTTTTAAGATTCACTAAATATAACTTGACAAATACTCCACACTTTTCGACCTAGGAATAAAATATATTTTATTATGGAATAGATAAACATACCAAGTAGATTTACTATATGCAAAGGGGCTGTCACACACAATCAGCCCCTATATAATTATACTTTATCAATTTTTCTTTATATACTTTTCAAAATCTTCAACACTCACATCTGCTCTAGACGCAGCTTCATAAACACTTAATATTCCATCATTTACCAAAGATATAAGCGTGTTTATAGTGCCTTCCTGCCTTCCTTCAAGTCTGCCTTCTATTCTTCCCTGTTCTATTCCTTTTTCTATTCCTTTCTCTATACCCTTTTCTATTCCTCTAGCCTCTACCCTATCCAATACTTCACACATATTGATGTTCTCCTTTCCCTTCAAATCGTTTATAGTTTCTTCAAATCTATTATCTCCTGTCATTGCCGACATTAGTGTTAAAAGTTCTTCCACATGCGCAATATCGGTTTCATCAGCTATGTAATCTCTATTTATCCTCATCTGATAGAGGTAATCAGCCAATATCCTAAAATCACTTTTAAATAAGTCTATCTTTTCTCTGTCCATATATGCTATTTCAAATAAGTTTATCTTAAAGTCATTCACATATGGCTTGATATCTTCATCTATATCCAAAACTTCGAAAAGTGTTTTGGGATAGTTCCATCTCTTTTCATATCCCAGATACAGCACCAATGTAATCACAGGATACTTTGATTTGCCACTATTTTCTTTCCTGCTTTGCTTTACATACTCTGTGCCGTCATATCCAAAGACTCTAAGTGGCATCAGTTTATTTGCTACTGTCTGATTTTCAAGTCCGAACAATGCTACATTGATTTTGCTTTTACGCCAGTACTTTGCTATATCCCTTTCCTGAGATCTGACTCTTCCGTCTATCTTTAACATACTCATTGGCAATGCATCTGTAAGCGTAGATTCTTCTACTACATTTCTTCCATCAAATAAAAGTACATTTAAAATATCCGCAAATACATCATTATACTTTTCAAGCACTTTCTGAGTTATATCCTTATCTTGCATATCTCCTCCTTATTATACCAAAAGAATTTAATATTGGATTATTATTTGAACTTTTGAAACTTAGAATTTTTAGAATTTCGAACTAAATCTAATGTTTTAATCTTACGATATATATGTCTAAAATACAATAAGAACCTTTTTAAGATTCACTAAATACATCTTAACAAATCTTAAGCATTTTTCTACTTGGGAGTAATATATTTTTTATGGAATAGATAAGCATACCAAGTAGCCTTGCTATATGCAAAGAGGCTGCCACAACGACAGCCCCCTAACCATACTTTATTTATTTTGCTATTCAAAGGTCAAAGAAAATTACTGTATCCATTCACCATTTGCGTTTACGCTATAGCCGTCAGGTGTCTTTTCATTGGCATACATTGCACCCTGTGGGCGTGAACTGCCGGTATTGAAGTAGTAATACTTTCCACCGATATTCTGCCATCCAAGCAGCATCTCACCTGAAGCAGGATCTAGATAATACCAAATATTCCCATCCGGATACCAGCCTGTCTTCATTGCTCCCTGTGCAGGATCCAGATAATACCACTTATCTCCTGATGATATCCATCCGGTTCTCATATAGCCGGCTTCATTGAATGCATACCAAGCTCCATCTATATTATCCCAAGTTGCCTTCGGATATGTACCATTAGCATATTTATACCACCATCCGGTAGCATCCTGTTGCCATTCACCCTTCTTTTGGGTTTGCTTTGTGACTCCCGAACCTTTTGAACCTCCACCTGATGAACTACCTCCACCACTTCTTGAGCCTCCACCTGATCTTCCTGAACCACTTCCGCTTCCTGTGCCGCTTCCGCTTCCTGTGCCGCTTCCTGTGCCGCTTCCGCTTCCTGTGCCGCTTCCGCTTCCTGTGCCGCTTCCACTTCCTGAACAGCTTCCGCTTCCTGAGCCGCTTCCGCTTCCGCTTCCTGAACCACTTCCGCTTCCTGTGCCGATTCCGCTTCCTGAACCGCTTCCACTTCCTGTGCCGCTTCCGCTTCCTGTGCCGCTTCCACTTCCTGAACCGCTTCCGCTTCCTGAACCACTTCCACTTCCTGTGCCGCTTCCACTTCCTGAACCGCTTCCGCTTCCTGTGCCACTTCCGCTTCCTGTGTCGCTTCCACTTCCTGAACCGCTTCCGCTTCCTGTGCCGCTTCCGCTTCCTGAACCGCTTCCGCCTCCTGTGCCGCTTCCGCTTCCTGTGCCACTTCCACTTCCACCTTCGCTTCCTGAACCGCTTCCCTCAGTATCCTTCTTTACCCACTTTGCAAAAAGTGTGATATCTCCTGTTATAGGTGAGTTAAAGTCATAAGCATTGATACATTCAGCTTCTGTATACCAGCCTTCAAAGTTGTATCCATCTCGTACAGGATCTGCCGGTCTTGTTACTACTCCATTTTCTTCCACAGTCTGTGCTGCAACTTCCGATCAGCCGGTTGAGTCAAAGTTTACTGAATGTAAATTAGCTGTGCCATCTACAGTAAACTCTCTGGTAAACTCTATTAATTCACCGGATAACTCAGCAACTATTGCACCTTTGTATGCTGTCAGACCATTAATCTTTACTACTGTATTTTCATCAATTTTATATCCGGATTTAGCTTTTAGCCAAGTTGAAGCTATATATGTATGACCTGCTTCCAAAGGTTCAGTACCTAAATTAGTGTGCCATACTCCGGTATCTTTATCTTTCCAAAGCACTTTGTTATAACGAATAGTACATTCTGTACTATCTGTGCTTGCAATACAGTCAGGTATTTCACCTGCTATGGGAGGGGTTATTCTAACATCTACCTCTCTGATACTCTCATCTACACTAAACTCTCTACTAAATTGTGCTGATCTAGTGGCAGCATTAGTTTTGCTTGCCACCTCACCATTAATCTTTACTACTGTACTTTCATCAAATATATACCCAGAATTAAGTGTTAGCCAAACCACTGCATCATATCTATGACCTGCCTCCAAAGGTCTAGGACTACTTGTATTGCTTACTATACTAGTATCACTATCAACCCAATCCACTTTATTATAATCAACAGTACATTCTTTACTATCTGTACTTGCATTATAATCAGGTATTTCACCTGCTATGGGAGGGGTTACTACAATATTGACCTCTCTAACCACCTGAATCTTCCATACTGGACTTTTTGCAGATTCTACGCTATCTATATATCCATCTCCCCCAATAGCTTCAACTTTAAAGTATTCTCCATCCCCAACATCAGTACCATAATTATAGAAAGTATCTTCAGTTTCTATACTACTATTCCTGTTTCCATATTTGCTGTACAGATTAATTCTATACTTCTCACAATTCGGTACTTCATCCCATCTTGCAGTATATCCGTCCCAACGCAGATTTGTAGGGGGAACAAGCTCTATTAATGGAGACTCGTAATCAAAACGATAGTACTCATCTTCGTTGTGTAAATCTGCACAAAGCCCACCCTCTGAATTATATGCCCTCATAGCTAACCAATAACTAGCTGTTGGAAATTTGTATCTTTTCATTATCGTCTCAAATATATTTGTTCCTGATGTAACCGGTTGCTGAAGTTTATGCATTTCTGTTACATTACTTCTGATATCTATCTCATATCTTACCGCTCCCGGCACTTCATCAAATGTAAGTATACCTTCTTCTGAAATATGTACATTCTGTATTTTAGGTGTTTCAGCAAATGCCGTCACAGGCATAAGTGTTAAACACATAGCTATGGTCAAAAATATAGCCAATATCTTCTTTGTTATTCTTTCTTTCAAAGTAAAAACCTCCTTCCAATTACCTTGGAAGAAGGCTTTCCTCAGAGGGGTGTCCTCAGAGGGGTGTCCTCAGAGAACTCACTTTTAAAATTGTGTTATTTTCTTTCTCAAATTTCAATATAAAAAATATATTATCTTTGTGCAATCATCTCCCTTCTTACTCAATCTCTCGTTTTCCTTCCCTGATTTTCTTTGGCTTTACAAAATAATACTACCGTCCCCAAAAAAATCTATTATTCAACAGATAATCTTTACCCCAA is a window from the Lachnoanaerobaculum umeaense genome containing:
- a CDS encoding transporter substrate-binding domain-containing protein, producing the protein MKKGKLIGLVGVLVAGALALSACGSSSKSAAKNKFRTLDEIKSTGTINIGVFSDKHPFGYVDENGEYQGYDIYFGNRLAKDLGVKINYVSTEAANRVEYLETGKVDIILANFTVTPERAEAVDFALPYMNVGLGVVSSDKDPVITLEDWVAGDEMIVISGTTAETYMIKNYPDIKLQKYDTYANAKNALLNGSGKAWVNDNTEVIAFAKSNPGYTVGIDNLGANDTIAPAVTKGNTTLLDWINTEIEELGKENFFHKDYEETLTDTYGSEYADTLVIEGGKTE
- a CDS encoding CAP domain-containing protein yields the protein MKKRLLFGTALTLGTLLMSIPTFAAGGNWKNEGTGWRYQFTDGSYARLSWLHENDKWYYMDSSGYMYKGWLKDGEDWYYLDPESGDMKEDWTNIGDNWYYFSPILGGRLVTNGYVSGGYYVDAGGAYQPDGKQPKENATGVSTKAFEDKVIELVNIERAKYGIPKLSTDSMFRDSANLRAKEIATSFSHTRPDGSSYLYALPPGLGYWGENIAMGQTSPEKVMEAWMNSEVHRANILSKDFITIGVGYFIKDGVIYWVQDFGTRM
- a CDS encoding amino acid ABC transporter permease — protein: MPDLGLEVIFKGKNAIRLLGGLGIALRISLISVLISIPLGILVGILMTFKNPIIKGVLRVYLEFIRIMPQLVLLFIVFFGSTRVLGIDISDELSAIIVFSLWGIAEMGDLVRGAITSIPKHQYESSEALGLNKKQTFIYIIIPQTIKRLVPLSINLITRMIKTTSLVLMIGVVEVIKVAQQIIEANRASSPNAAFGVYMAVFMMYFIACTPISMLARYLEKRN
- a CDS encoding Rpn family recombination-promoting nuclease/putative transposase, whose amino-acid sequence is MQDKDITQKVLEKYNDVFADILNVLLFDGRNVVEESTLTDALPMSMLKIDGRVRSQERDIAKYWRKSKINVALFGLENQTVANKLMPLRVFGYDGTEYVKQSRKENSGKSKYPVITLVLYLGYEKRWNYPKTLFEVLDIDEDIKPYVNDFKINLFEIAYMDREKIDLFKSDFRILADYLYQMRINRDYIADETDIAHVEELLTLMSAMTGDNRFEETINDLKGKENINMCEVLDRVEARGIEKGIEKGIEKGIEQGRIEGRLEGRQEGTINTLISLVNDGILSVYEAASRADVSVEDFEKYIKKN
- a CDS encoding Rpn family recombination-promoting nuclease/putative transposase — its product is MQDKDITQKVLEKYNDVFADILNVLLFDGRDVVEESTLTDALPMSMLKIDGRVRSQERDIAKYWRKSKINVALFGLENQTIPNKLMPLRVFGYDGAEYVKQSRKENSGKSKYPVITLVLYLGYEKRWNYPKTLFEVLDIDENIKPYLNDFKINLFEIAYLDREKIDLFKSDFRILADYLYQMRINRDYIADETTIEHVEELLTLMSAMTGDNRFEETINDLKGKENINMCEVLDRVEARGIEKGIEQGIKRGTINTLISLVKDGILSIDEASERAGVSVEDFKKYIK
- a CDS encoding Rpn family recombination-promoting nuclease/putative transposase, whose protein sequence is MQGKDITQKVLEKYNDVFADILNVLLFDGRDVVEESTLTDALPMSMLKIDGRVRSQERDIAKYWRKSKINVALFGLENQTVANKLMPLRVFGYDGAEYVKQSRKENSDKAKYPVITLVLYLGYEKRWNYPKTLFEVLDIDENIKPYVNDFKINLFEIAYLDREKIDLFKSDFRILADYLYQMRINRDYIADSTAIEHVEELLTLMSAMTGDNRFEETINDLKGKENINMCEVLDRVEARGIEKGIEKGIEQGIKRGTINTLISLVKDGILSIDEASVRAGVSVEDFKKYIKKN
- a CDS encoding InlB B-repeat-containing protein — its product is MEENGVVTRPADPVRDGYNFEGWYTEAECINAYDFNSPITGDITLFAKWVKKDTEGSGSGSEGGSGSGTGSGSGTGGGSGSGSGSGTGSGSGSGSGSDTGSGSGTGSGSGSGSGSGTGSGSGSGSGSGSGSGSGTGSGSGTGSGSGSGSGIGTGSGSGSGSGSGSGSGSGSCSGSGSGTGSGSGTGSGSGTGSGTGSGSGTGSGSGSGRSGGGSRSGGGSSSGGGSKGSGVTKQTQKKGEWQQDATGWWYKYANGTYPKATWDNIDGAWYAFNEAGYMRTGWISSGDKWYYLDPAQGAMKTGWYPDGNIWYYLDPASGEMLLGWQNIGGKYYYFNTGSSRPQGAMYANEKTPDGYSVNANGEWIQ
- a CDS encoding DUF3290 domain-containing protein produces the protein MNFYTLEYIIKHQSTDLIIRSAFIILLLAVVILTSIKFLKDRIKTRLRDISIGIMVFIFILLGIQVEQYTQNHRDFSQSHVLVKFIDSVATDAHISPNEVMVNSTTLKDGIIIRYNEEDYTLDLNDDNNSYTLERTHVIDHNVYINGER
- a CDS encoding amino acid ABC transporter permease, with amino-acid sequence MDFEFIKQVIPLYVDAAILTLKIGILGIILAIAVGLLCTIILHKKIPVIRHIVSLYIELSRNTPLLIQLFFIYYGLPKFGIKIDAFVCGVLGLAFLGGSYMCEAFRSGIETIDKIQEESALSLGLSHNQTLFYILIPQAVAISTPAFVANVIFLLKETSVFSAISLMDLMFTAKDLIGLYYKTVESLVLLIFFYLIILLPVSILGSYVERRVRYAGFGS
- a CDS encoding DUF421 domain-containing protein, encoding MNIYLLVGIKFILGIMVMILQIHILGKYEFSINTPLNQIQNYVLGGIIGGVIYNTSISILTFLIFILVWSLVVIIVKLLVNITFIKSLVVGKPVILIKNGKVNVENCAKVGISADQLMLHIRMEGLFSTKEVKSAIMETNGKLTIIDMQSATPKFPIISNGKINQDILEVIGHDEKWLISSVNSQGIEHIQDIFLGEYVNGELNLTTYPKS
- a CDS encoding amino acid ABC transporter ATP-binding protein — its product is MPPVLEIKDVIKRYDGKNAVLDGVSLELNKGEVIVLIGPSGCGKSTLLRCINGLEEIQGGSISLDGEVIDYSKKDLTKLRQKIGMVFQSYELFPHMTILENIILAPTKVVGVDKKSAKKEARELLERVGLAHKADAYPRELSGGQKQRVAIVRALAMHPEILLFDEVTAALDPEMVREVLDVMLDLAKHGSTMIIVTHEMQFADAVADRVYFLDKGNIVETGRPKSFFTSPKTERARQFLNIFEFESIKDDNEEYNI